Proteins encoded in a region of the Vicinamibacterales bacterium genome:
- a CDS encoding diaminopropionate ammonia-lyase: protein MATWHTLARPGESRPGLFTADEYARQRAFFSTRGGSTPLQRLPALAAALGLGAVWVKDETARFGLPAFKSLGVEFAVAALQSRGGLTAGDTVVCASAGNHGRAVARAARLAGLRARIYLDDAVTVPRVDAIASEGALVVRVAGTYDDAVRLAADDAARTGATVVSDTSYEGYEQVPRDIMLGYTRVMDDAEEQWGDDGPPDVLLVQAGVGGLLAAVASWSAWRFGQARPRLIAVEPAAAACVQASMRAGRPTRLPGPLTTIMAGLRCGEVSPLAFDSARGLVDGAVAIDDASCRAAMRRLARPDGGDPALAVGTSGAAGVGALLEVANDAGARAALGLTAGTRVMAVATEGVTEPDLWREVTGLS from the coding sequence ATGGCCACGTGGCACACGCTCGCGCGGCCCGGCGAGTCGCGGCCGGGGCTCTTCACCGCGGACGAGTATGCCCGTCAGCGGGCCTTCTTCTCAACGCGCGGGGGGTCCACGCCGCTCCAGCGTCTGCCGGCCCTGGCGGCGGCCCTGGGCCTCGGAGCGGTCTGGGTCAAGGACGAAACGGCGCGCTTCGGCCTGCCGGCGTTCAAGAGCCTGGGCGTGGAGTTCGCCGTGGCGGCACTCCAGTCTCGCGGGGGCCTCACGGCCGGTGACACCGTCGTGTGCGCGAGCGCCGGCAACCACGGTCGAGCCGTCGCGCGGGCGGCCCGGCTCGCCGGCCTGCGGGCGCGCATCTATCTCGACGACGCCGTCACGGTGCCCCGCGTCGACGCGATCGCCTCGGAAGGCGCCCTGGTGGTCCGCGTGGCCGGCACCTATGACGACGCCGTCCGCCTCGCGGCCGACGACGCCGCGCGAACCGGCGCGACCGTCGTGTCCGACACGTCGTATGAGGGGTACGAGCAGGTGCCGCGCGACATCATGCTCGGCTACACGCGCGTGATGGACGACGCCGAAGAGCAGTGGGGCGACGATGGTCCACCGGACGTCCTGCTCGTGCAGGCCGGGGTCGGCGGGCTCCTGGCGGCCGTGGCCAGCTGGTCGGCCTGGCGCTTCGGCCAGGCGCGGCCGCGCCTCATCGCCGTCGAGCCGGCGGCGGCCGCGTGCGTGCAGGCGTCGATGCGGGCCGGGCGTCCGACGCGCCTGCCCGGTCCGCTCACGACCATCATGGCCGGCCTGCGGTGCGGCGAGGTGTCGCCGCTGGCCTTCGACAGCGCGCGTGGGCTCGTGGACGGCGCGGTGGCAATCGACGACGCGTCGTGCCGCGCGGCCATGCGGCGCCTGGCCCGGCCCGATGGCGGCGACCCGGCCCTGGCGGTCGGGACGTCCGGCGCCGCGGGCGTCGGGGCGCTCCTGGAGGTCGCCAACGATGCCGGCGCCCGAGCCGCGCTCGGGCTGACGGCTGGGACTCGCGTGATGGCCGTCGCGACCGAGGGCGTCACGGAGCCGGACCTCTGGCGCGAGGTCACGGGCCTGTCTTAG